The genomic interval CCGTAAAGCAGTTGATCTAAAAGTCACTCTACCTCTTGCCGTTACGCTCTTAATATTCGCACCCATTGGAGCGCAACTGTCACGTTTTACAAACCCAATAGTAGTAAAATATTTTTTTATTATATTTCTTATCTTTAGTGCAACTATGATGCTATTTTTTAAAAAAGAGGCAAAAGTTTGTTATGACAAACCATGGGTTTTAGGTTTACTTGGCTCTACTGTTGGTTTACTGGCAGGTTTTTTGGGTGTAGGCGGTGGAAACATACTTATGCCTCTACTCATACTACTTGGGTTTGAGCCTAAAAAAGTAGCTGTTGCTGTAAGTTCAGTTATTCCATTCTCTGCATTCACAAGTTTTTTAAGCTATGCAAGTTTTGTACAAATAGACTGGAGTCTGCTTGGTG from Hydrogenimonas thermophila carries:
- a CDS encoding sulfite exporter TauE/SafE family protein, with translation MEFFLFVLIAFILSVLFSMAGAGSGIALIPILHFFGIDFTLAKAVGLFSGFSTTVTSTLLNIRRKAVDLKVTLPLAVTLLIFAPIGAQLSRFTNPIVVKYFFIIFLIFSATMMLFFKKEAKVCYDKPWVLGLLGSTVGLLAGFLGVGGGNILMPLLILLGFEPKKVAVAVSSVIPFSAFTSFLSYASFVQIDWSLLGACALGSIVGATVGNHILHFKLSQKQIKKIIAIILYMLAVKMTYSIIMS